GAAAAGCGGGCGGAGATGATCTCGCCCATCGACTGGTTCGAGGTCGGGTTGTGGCCCGGCCCGTCGTTTTCTTCGAGGAGGCTGGTGCGGAACGGCGAGGGGGTCGACATGCGTGGCATCTCCGGCTGCGTTTGTCCGGTCCCGCCCGTATCGCCGCCGGATGACATGCGCGTGACGGGCAGGCGGCAATGCCGGACGGGCCGGATGGTCCAATCCGGATGGCCGATTGGGCCATGATCTTAAAACGAAACGTGCCGTTCTTATATCAGACGGGTTCTTCCTCCATCCCCGGAGTCTTTCCCATGCGATACAATCAGCTTGGCCGCACAGGCCTTTTCGTTTCCGAACTGTGCCTCGGCACGATGACCTTCGGCGAGGCCGGCGCCGGCCAGTGGGGCCAGATCGCCAAGGTCGACCAGGAGGCCGCCGATCGCCTGGTCGAGCGGTCGCTCGCCGCCGGCATCAACTTCATCGACACCGCCAACGTCTATTCCTTCGGCGAGTCCGAGAGGATCCTCGGCCAGTCGCTCAAGAACCTCGGCGTGCGCCGGCAGGACGTGGTCATCGCGACCAAGTTCCACGGCCAGATGGGCGCCGGCCCCAACGAGCGCGGCTCCTCGCGCGGCCACATCATGGACCAGGTCGAGCAGAGCCTCGAACGCCTCGGCACCGACCACATCGACCTCTACCAGGTGCACGGCACCGACACGGTGACGCCGATCGACGAGACGCTGCGCGCGCTCGACGACCTCGTCTCGCGCGGCCTCGTCCGCTATGTCGGCGTCTCCAACTGGCAGGCCTGGCGCATCGCCAAGGCGCTCGGCATCTCCGAGCGCAAGGACTACGCCCGCTTCGAGACGGTCCAGTCCTACTACTCCATCGCCGGCCGCGACCTCGAACGCGACATCGTGCCGATGCTGACCGAGGAGAAGCTCGGCCTGATGGTCTGGTCACCGCTCGCCGGCGGCCTGCTGTCGGGCAAATACGGCCCCGGCGCGCCCGGCAATGGCGAGGGCCGCCGCGCGTCCTTCAACTTCCCGCCGGTCAACGAGGACAAGGCCTGGCCGATCGTCGCCATCATGCGCGACGTCGCCAGGGCGCACGACGCCACCGCCGCCTCGGTGGCGCTGGCCTGGATCCTCACCCGGCCCTTCGTGATGAGCATCATCATCGGCGCCTCGCGGATGGACCAGCTGGAGCAGAACCTCGCCGCCGTCGACCTGCGCCTCACGCCCGAGGAAATCGCCCGCCTCGACGAGGCAAGCGCGCTCTCGCCCGAATATCCGGGCTGGATGCTCGAACGCCAGGCCGCCGGCCGCGTCCCTGCGCCGTTCGTGCCGAAGAAATGATCCGCTTCGCCGCGAATGTCAGCCGCTAGAGGGCCTGACATTCGCGGCGAGGAACGCGCGAACGCGGACCGAACCGTGATCGCCGATGACGCAAAGATAGCCTGTTCGACTAAGTAAGAGGCATATCGTAGCTCCGTGCATGCAAAG
The Mesorhizobium australicum genome window above contains:
- a CDS encoding aldo/keto reductase codes for the protein MRYNQLGRTGLFVSELCLGTMTFGEAGAGQWGQIAKVDQEAADRLVERSLAAGINFIDTANVYSFGESERILGQSLKNLGVRRQDVVIATKFHGQMGAGPNERGSSRGHIMDQVEQSLERLGTDHIDLYQVHGTDTVTPIDETLRALDDLVSRGLVRYVGVSNWQAWRIAKALGISERKDYARFETVQSYYSIAGRDLERDIVPMLTEEKLGLMVWSPLAGGLLSGKYGPGAPGNGEGRRASFNFPPVNEDKAWPIVAIMRDVARAHDATAASVALAWILTRPFVMSIIIGASRMDQLEQNLAAVDLRLTPEEIARLDEASALSPEYPGWMLERQAAGRVPAPFVPKK